A genomic window from Tolypothrix sp. PCC 7910 includes:
- a CDS encoding glycosyltransferase family 39 protein, which translates to MPDSSQTIQQKNNNLFLNSFKLLAIVLIAIGIFIRFFHLDGKISWADEIFTYLRIYGHTKSDLMQEVVKSQILTAGTLLERYQSPGVNKTIIDTVKGLAIEDAKHPPLYFVLTHLWVQCFGNTVAVTRSFSAVISLLVFPALYWLCQELFQSKTVGLVAIAIIAVSPFHFVYAQEARMYSLYTLVILLSSAALLRAMRLNTKLSWGIYTVSLILGLYTHLLFSFVAIGQGIYVAVNQGIRASKVVIAYVSALLVAILAFSPWLFLIINQSDKVQETIEWAKYSLPLNDLLDAWQIHWARIFFDITPEYAYPNKLQNNLWFTVIRLLVILLFYAVYLLCWKTPKSIWSFVLILMLSTALPQAIPDVIFGGIRSINARYSIPVYLGCHLAIAYLLAQKAILSPNIKLGKHLWRLLLLGLISLQLISCAIILPKKAWWNKAYNTDNIAIVNIINQAPYPLIICPECGQDWGWGNVLSLSYLVAPQTKFQLFPGTNIKSIPQTFSDVFFLNASEELQKSLKKEHNWEINEVFKKNQSLWKLKQ; encoded by the coding sequence ATGCCTGATTCATCTCAAACTATTCAGCAAAAAAATAATAATTTATTCTTAAATAGTTTCAAGCTGCTCGCTATAGTTTTGATAGCCATAGGAATATTTATCAGATTTTTTCATCTTGATGGCAAGATATCTTGGGCAGATGAAATATTTACTTATTTAAGAATTTATGGTCACACTAAATCAGATTTAATGCAGGAAGTAGTCAAGAGTCAAATCTTAACTGCTGGAACATTATTAGAGAGATATCAAAGTCCAGGTGTCAACAAAACTATAATTGATACTGTTAAAGGTTTAGCCATAGAAGATGCAAAACATCCACCACTATATTTTGTGCTGACACACTTATGGGTGCAGTGCTTTGGTAATACAGTTGCAGTTACAAGAAGTTTTTCTGCTGTTATCAGTTTATTAGTTTTTCCGGCATTATATTGGCTATGCCAGGAATTATTTCAATCAAAAACTGTGGGATTAGTAGCAATCGCCATTATAGCTGTATCACCATTCCATTTTGTGTATGCTCAAGAAGCCAGAATGTATAGTTTATATACACTGGTGATCTTGCTATCTAGTGCTGCATTGCTCAGAGCAATGAGGTTAAATACAAAACTCAGTTGGGGTATTTATACTGTCAGTTTAATCTTAGGATTATACACACATTTATTATTTAGTTTCGTAGCAATCGGTCAAGGTATTTATGTAGCTGTCAATCAAGGAATCCGCGCCAGTAAGGTAGTCATAGCTTATGTGAGTGCATTATTAGTTGCAATATTAGCTTTCTCACCTTGGTTATTTCTCATTATTAATCAATCAGATAAAGTTCAAGAGACAATAGAATGGGCAAAATATAGTTTGCCACTCAATGATTTATTAGATGCATGGCAAATTCACTGGGCGCGAATATTTTTTGATATCACACCTGAGTATGCTTATCCCAATAAGTTACAAAATAATCTCTGGTTTACAGTAATTAGGCTGTTAGTAATTTTATTATTTTATGCAGTTTATTTATTATGCTGGAAAACTCCAAAATCTATTTGGTCTTTTGTTTTAATCTTAATGTTATCTACAGCTTTACCTCAAGCTATACCCGATGTCATTTTTGGTGGCATTCGTTCTATCAATGCTAGATACTCAATTCCTGTTTATTTAGGATGTCATTTAGCTATTGCTTATCTGTTAGCTCAAAAGGCAATTTTATCGCCAAATATAAAACTAGGTAAGCATTTATGGAGACTATTGCTTCTGGGATTGATTAGTTTACAACTAATATCATGCGCGATTATTTTACCGAAAAAAGCTTGGTGGAATAAGGCTTACAATACAGACAATATTGCTATCGTAAATATTATTAATCAAGCTCCCTACCCTTTAATTATTTGTCCAGAATGCGGTCAAGATTGGGGTTGGGGAAATGTATTATCTCTCAGCTATCTTGTAGCGCCACAAACCAAATTTCAATTATTCCCTGGCACAAATATTAAAAGTATTCCTCAAACTTTTAGCGATGTATTTTTTCTCAACGCTTCTGAAGAATTACAAAAATCTCTCAAAAAAGAACACAATTGGGAAATAAATGAAGTTTTTAAGAAAAATCAATCTCTATGGAAGTTAAAACAATGA
- the phnE gene encoding phosphonate ABC transporter, permease protein PhnE, with protein MNYLFKSPLFRRYSWVSWFIVPIIAACLYIWALQGLKVDYVVLSTSWPYITDFISRLFPPDWAVLDIAIKALIETVQMSLWGTTIGAIISLPIAVASASNVAPQWLQWLANLLQNTVRSVPSIILGLIFVAATGLGAPAGTLALGIYTIGYLAKFYQQAIEAVNSRSLESLEVIGASKLQIAQYGILPQVLPLALGYTFWMFEYNIRAASVLGVVGAGGIGFQLKSYIDGFEYNKATTMMLVLLVVVTVIDAFSSQLRRRLDSM; from the coding sequence ATGAATTACTTATTTAAGTCTCCTCTGTTCCGGCGCTATTCTTGGGTAAGTTGGTTCATCGTCCCAATAATAGCCGCTTGCCTTTATATTTGGGCGTTGCAAGGGCTAAAAGTCGATTATGTAGTACTAAGTACTAGCTGGCCATATATCACGGATTTTATCTCCAGATTATTTCCCCCAGATTGGGCTGTTTTAGACATAGCGATTAAAGCACTAATCGAAACTGTACAGATGTCACTCTGGGGAACTACTATTGGTGCAATTATTTCCTTACCAATTGCAGTAGCCAGCGCCAGTAATGTTGCACCCCAATGGTTGCAATGGTTAGCAAATTTACTCCAAAACACTGTACGTTCCGTCCCTTCAATTATTCTCGGTTTAATTTTTGTCGCCGCCACAGGATTAGGCGCACCAGCCGGGACATTAGCATTAGGAATTTACACCATCGGCTACCTTGCTAAATTTTATCAACAGGCGATTGAAGCCGTTAACTCTCGTTCTCTAGAATCTTTAGAAGTGATTGGTGCATCCAAATTGCAAATTGCCCAATACGGAATTTTGCCTCAAGTACTGCCATTAGCATTAGGTTATACCTTCTGGATGTTTGAGTACAATATCCGTGCCGCTTCTGTCTTGGGTGTAGTGGGCGCAGGTGGAATTGGTTTTCAGCTGAAGAGTTACATTGACGGTTTTGAATATAACAAAGCTACAACCATGATGTTGGTATTGCTGGTAGTAGTAACAGTAATTGATGCTTTTAGCAGTCAATTACGTCGTCGCCTCGATTCCATGTAG
- a CDS encoding phosphonate ABC transporter ATP-binding protein — protein MNDHIIECHNLETAYAASLNRPILNGINCQIKRGEFVVLLGLNGAGKSTLLRSLVGLVPLVKGEIQINGVTLSKRTLAAIRQDVGMLFQGGGLIRQLSALENVLCGRLGNRTTWQTLWGFPHRDRLLALELLEQLGLRELANQKTSQLSGGQQQRVAIARALIQSPQILLADEPITGLDVLACQQVMQTLSELHAQGMTIVTVLHDLGIAAEYAQRAIVVEAGRIVYDGPCDNLQAKFSQV, from the coding sequence ATGAACGACCATATCATTGAGTGCCACAATTTAGAGACAGCTTATGCTGCATCTCTCAATCGCCCTATATTAAATGGGATTAATTGCCAAATTAAGCGGGGTGAATTTGTGGTGTTGTTGGGACTTAATGGTGCAGGTAAGTCTACCCTATTGCGATCGCTTGTTGGGTTAGTTCCCCTAGTCAAGGGAGAAATTCAAATCAATGGTGTCACGCTAAGTAAGCGTACATTAGCTGCAATTCGCCAGGATGTAGGGATGTTGTTTCAAGGTGGCGGATTGATTAGGCAATTATCAGCATTAGAAAATGTTCTATGTGGACGGCTGGGTAATCGCACAACTTGGCAAACCTTATGGGGATTTCCCCACCGCGATCGCCTTTTAGCATTAGAATTATTAGAACAGTTGGGCTTAAGAGAATTAGCCAATCAAAAAACCAGTCAACTCAGCGGTGGACAACAGCAAAGAGTAGCGATCGCCCGCGCTTTAATCCAATCACCACAAATATTATTAGCTGATGAACCGATTACTGGCTTAGATGTCCTAGCCTGTCAGCAGGTAATGCAGACTTTATCAGAATTGCACGCCCAAGGGATGACCATTGTCACAGTTTTGCATGATTTGGGCATCGCTGCCGAATATGCCCAACGCGCGATCGTTGTAGAAGCAGGACGAATTGTTTATGACGGCCCTTGCGACAACTTGCAAGCCAAATTTTCCCAAGTTTAA
- a CDS encoding phosphate/phosphite/phosphonate ABC transporter substrate-binding protein, giving the protein MSVSKKGLLVAGSALVSLAGLAFSTFGGMQATSANFALKQQAPSLLAQKLKTLTVVFPSRSDSTDLQNKANAVGAFLSKELGIPVKAQVGDDTAAVEALRANRADVAFLSSRPALKAEQLANARLYLAEVRDNYSGRHTYSSVFVVPSNSPLKSRNNAKATLEQLRGKKMTFTSPTSGSGFIFPVGELVKQGFVQSSDRLDNFFGQVSYGGNYSKALQAVVRGQADVAAVSEYALNSPYITPEEKSKLRVLHRIPGVPAHGIAIDDDVPAQEREKIINALLKLNQSQNNALLRNLYNSTELVRVDHNRHLAPVRDALTRVGIAP; this is encoded by the coding sequence ATGAGTGTGAGCAAGAAGGGCTTGTTGGTTGCTGGTTCTGCATTGGTATCACTTGCAGGGCTAGCATTTAGCACGTTTGGGGGAATGCAAGCGACGAGCGCTAATTTTGCTCTTAAGCAACAAGCACCAAGTTTGCTTGCCCAAAAATTAAAAACTTTGACAGTAGTTTTTCCTAGCAGATCAGATTCTACAGATTTGCAAAACAAAGCCAATGCTGTGGGAGCATTTTTATCGAAAGAATTGGGTATCCCAGTTAAAGCACAGGTAGGCGATGATACAGCTGCGGTAGAAGCTTTGAGAGCAAACCGGGCTGATGTCGCTTTCTTGAGTAGCCGTCCAGCGTTGAAGGCGGAACAATTAGCAAATGCTCGTTTGTACTTAGCTGAAGTACGTGATAACTATTCTGGAAGACACACATATAGTTCAGTATTTGTTGTCCCCAGCAATAGCCCTTTAAAAAGCAGAAATAACGCCAAAGCGACTCTAGAACAGCTGCGCGGTAAAAAAATGACGTTTACTTCGCCTACTTCTGGTTCTGGGTTTATTTTCCCTGTAGGTGAATTGGTCAAACAAGGATTTGTCCAAAGTAGCGATCGCTTAGATAATTTCTTTGGTCAAGTTAGCTACGGTGGTAATTACAGCAAAGCCTTACAAGCCGTGGTACGCGGTCAAGCTGATGTAGCCGCAGTATCAGAATACGCACTCAATAGCCCATATATCACCCCAGAAGAAAAGAGCAAGTTACGCGTATTGCATCGCATTCCAGGCGTACCAGCCCACGGTATCGCTATTGATGACGACGTTCCCGCACAAGAACGCGAAAAAATTATTAACGCCCTGCTCAAGCTAAATCAATCACAAAATAACGCGTTATTACGCAATTTATATAACTCTACAGAGTTAGTAAGAGTCGATCACAATCGTCACCTAGCACCTGTCCGGGATGCACTAACACGTGTTGGGATTGCACCTTAA
- the urtE gene encoding urea ABC transporter ATP-binding subunit UrtE — translation MLNISNLNVYYGESHILRNVDLNVPSGQMICLIGRNGVGKTTLLKSIMGLLKPRSGTIHLEGNLINSKSPDQRAKLGIGYVPQGREIIPRLTVKENLLLGLEARQKQVKKSEIPEEIFSLFPVLKTMLSRMGGDLSGGQQQQLAIARALMGQPRLLVLDEPTEGIQPSIILEIEAAVRRIVETTGISVLLVEQHLHFVRQADYYYAMQKGGIVASGSTNELSQDVIQRFLAV, via the coding sequence ATGCTAAACATCTCTAACCTTAACGTTTACTATGGCGAAAGCCATATTCTCCGCAACGTAGATTTGAATGTACCATCTGGGCAAATGATCTGCCTAATTGGACGCAATGGAGTTGGTAAAACAACTCTACTTAAAAGTATTATGGGTTTACTCAAACCCCGCAGTGGCACAATTCATTTAGAAGGAAATTTAATCAATTCAAAATCCCCAGATCAAAGGGCAAAATTGGGTATAGGTTATGTTCCCCAAGGACGAGAAATTATTCCCCGATTAACAGTTAAAGAAAATTTGCTGTTGGGGTTAGAAGCTAGACAAAAACAGGTGAAAAAATCTGAAATTCCCGAGGAAATTTTTAGCTTATTTCCAGTATTGAAAACCATGCTGTCGCGGATGGGTGGTGATTTAAGTGGAGGACAGCAACAACAACTTGCGATCGCACGTGCTTTAATGGGACAGCCTCGATTACTCGTCTTAGATGAACCCACTGAAGGTATTCAACCCTCAATCATCCTAGAAATTGAAGCCGCAGTGCGCCGCATTGTTGAAACTACGGGAATTTCTGTTTTATTGGTAGAACAACACTTACACTTTGTCCGCCAGGCTGATTACTATTACGCCATGCAAAAAGGCGGTATTGTGGCTTCTGGTTCTACCAATGAACTCAGCCAAGATGTAATTCAACGCTTTTTGGCTGTTTAG
- the urtD gene encoding urea ABC transporter ATP-binding protein UrtD: MNAKILETENVTVSFDGFKALNKLNFSMDVGELRVVIGPNGAGKTTFLDVITGKVQPTIGRVLFKGKNLRSLPEHQIARRGIGRKFQTPRIYLNLTPRENLEITSNRNKNVFSTLFGRAESSEKNSIKGLLETIGLTAKADIPAALLSHGEKQRLEIGMLVAQSPDLLLVDEPVAGLTDEETYNIGELLLTLAQDHSILVIEHDMEFVRQIARRVTVLHEGSVLCEGNFEEVQNDPKVIEVYLGQQE, from the coding sequence ATGAACGCCAAAATTTTGGAAACTGAAAACGTCACTGTAAGTTTTGATGGCTTTAAAGCACTGAACAAGTTAAATTTTAGTATGGATGTCGGGGAATTGCGAGTAGTAATTGGCCCCAATGGTGCTGGTAAGACTACATTTTTAGATGTAATTACAGGGAAAGTCCAACCCACTATCGGACGGGTTTTATTTAAAGGTAAAAATCTCCGTTCTTTACCCGAACATCAAATTGCTAGGCGAGGAATTGGGCGCAAATTTCAAACGCCGAGAATATATCTTAATTTAACCCCACGAGAAAATTTAGAAATTACCAGCAACCGCAATAAAAATGTTTTTTCTACCTTATTTGGGCGTGCTGAGAGTTCTGAAAAGAATAGTATCAAAGGTTTATTAGAAACAATTGGTTTAACTGCCAAAGCAGATATACCCGCAGCTTTGCTATCTCACGGAGAAAAGCAACGTCTAGAAATTGGAATGTTAGTAGCCCAGTCTCCTGACTTATTACTAGTTGATGAACCCGTTGCAGGTTTAACAGATGAAGAAACCTATAATATTGGCGAATTACTGTTAACACTCGCACAGGATCATTCAATTTTAGTTATTGAACATGATATGGAATTTGTACGTCAAATTGCCCGCAGAGTCACAGTATTACATGAAGGTTCAGTATTATGTGAGGGGAATTTTGAGGAAGTGCAAAACGATCCAAAGGTAATTGAAGTTTATTTAGGACAGCAAGAGTGA
- the urtC gene encoding urea ABC transporter permease subunit UrtC, producing the protein MRRKAGRLILIEVGVVVAIALILILIMPVVLSEFRLNLLGRFLSLAIVALAIDLIWGYTGLLSLGHGIFFGLGGYAIAMYLKLQVPPGELPDFMGLYGVTELPWFWKPFYSFPIAAVSVVLIPGVLAGLLGYLVFRNRIKGVYFSILTQAAIIVFFNFFNGQQQFFNGTNGLIDFTTLFGATVSDPKTKFIFYTLTVIFLAATYGLCRWLTSGRFGKLLIAIRDDESRVRFSGYDPTEYKTLVFAVSGAIAGIAGAFYTLQSGSVSPRAMDIAFSIEMVIWVAVGGRATLIGAIVGTLLVNYARAFLSEQFAEIWLFFQGALFLIVVTVLPDGLVGWLRQQKIPFIKPPQEISTYPSLEEDPEVQHERQNFGN; encoded by the coding sequence ATGAGAAGGAAGGCAGGAAGGTTAATATTAATTGAAGTTGGGGTAGTAGTGGCGATCGCACTTATCCTGATTTTGATTATGCCAGTGGTGTTATCTGAGTTTCGCCTGAATTTGTTGGGGCGATTTTTGTCACTGGCGATTGTGGCTTTAGCTATTGATTTGATTTGGGGTTATACTGGCTTACTCAGTTTGGGACATGGGATTTTCTTTGGCTTGGGTGGATATGCGATCGCTATGTACCTGAAGTTGCAAGTTCCACCTGGTGAGTTACCCGATTTCATGGGATTATATGGGGTTACGGAACTTCCCTGGTTTTGGAAGCCTTTTTACTCTTTTCCCATAGCAGCAGTATCGGTGGTGCTAATTCCCGGTGTGCTGGCGGGACTGTTGGGATATTTAGTATTTCGCAATCGGATTAAGGGCGTTTATTTTTCGATTTTGACCCAAGCCGCAATTATTGTCTTTTTTAACTTCTTTAACGGTCAACAACAATTTTTTAACGGTACCAACGGGCTGATAGATTTTACAACTTTGTTTGGTGCCACAGTCAGCGACCCAAAAACCAAATTTATTTTCTACACCCTTACAGTCATCTTTCTCGCTGCTACCTACGGACTTTGTCGTTGGTTAACAAGCGGACGCTTTGGTAAATTATTAATCGCTATTCGCGACGATGAAAGTCGGGTGAGATTTTCCGGCTATGATCCTACAGAATATAAAACATTAGTGTTTGCAGTTTCCGGTGCGATCGCAGGGATTGCAGGAGCATTTTACACTTTACAAAGTGGTTCTGTTTCACCTAGAGCAATGGATATTGCCTTTTCTATTGAAATGGTAATTTGGGTAGCTGTAGGCGGAAGGGCTACTTTAATTGGGGCGATTGTTGGCACTTTATTAGTTAATTATGCCCGTGCTTTTTTAAGTGAACAATTTGCCGAAATATGGCTATTTTTCCAAGGCGCACTATTTTTAATTGTGGTGACAGTGCTTCCTGATGGACTAGTCGGATGGTTGCGTCAACAAAAGATTCCCTTTATCAAACCTCCTCAAGAAATTTCCACATATCCCAGCTTAGAAGAAGATCCGGAAGTGCAACATGAACGCCAAAATTTTGGAAACTGA
- a CDS encoding branched-chain amino acid ABC transporter permease → MLTGFLDAVFNGISIGSVLLIAALGLAIIFGLMGVINMAHGELMMFGAYTTFVVQNGCKQLGGFWFEIYIFLALVIAFIFTAFIGLILEKGVIRYLYGRPLETLLATWGVSLIFQQFVRSVNWVLIICLALFSLLFFGGLWFLNFRNNLERVRNWVVAVILLLSLAITITTGNLLSQTYKLVVTQPWFGAQNVDVTAPRWLQSGISVAGVQLPFARLFIIGLTIICVAGIYLFLQRSKWGLRIRSVTQNRSMSACLGIPTQTVDAITFALGSGLAGVAGCAISLLGSVGPNTGQNYIIDTFMVVVVGGVGNLAGTIVAALGIGTANFLIGSGTLALLLTPVKPLAEFLNFFATTSMAKVMVFILIILFLQWKPAGIFPQKGRTVDA, encoded by the coding sequence GTGTTAACAGGTTTTTTAGATGCGGTATTTAATGGAATTAGTATTGGTTCTGTATTGTTAATTGCGGCATTGGGGTTAGCCATTATATTTGGCTTGATGGGCGTAATTAATATGGCGCATGGCGAATTGATGATGTTTGGTGCTTATACCACATTCGTTGTGCAAAATGGCTGTAAACAATTGGGCGGTTTTTGGTTTGAGATTTATATATTTCTGGCTTTAGTTATCGCTTTTATTTTCACAGCTTTTATCGGATTAATTCTAGAAAAAGGTGTGATTCGTTATCTTTATGGGCGACCTCTAGAAACTCTGTTGGCAACTTGGGGAGTTAGTTTAATATTTCAGCAGTTTGTCCGCAGTGTAAATTGGGTATTAATAATTTGCTTGGCTTTATTTTCTCTATTATTTTTTGGGGGTTTATGGTTTTTAAATTTCCGTAATAATTTAGAGAGAGTGCGTAACTGGGTTGTGGCGGTAATTTTATTGCTATCTCTAGCAATTACAATTACTACAGGTAATTTATTAAGTCAAACCTATAAATTAGTAGTAACTCAGCCTTGGTTTGGGGCGCAAAATGTAGATGTAACGGCACCAAGATGGTTGCAATCTGGGATATCTGTTGCTGGTGTGCAATTACCTTTTGCTAGGTTATTTATTATTGGTTTAACAATCATCTGTGTGGCGGGAATTTACCTTTTCTTACAGCGTTCTAAGTGGGGATTAAGAATTAGGTCGGTGACCCAAAACCGCAGTATGAGTGCTTGTTTAGGTATCCCAACTCAAACAGTGGATGCAATCACATTTGCTTTGGGTTCTGGTTTAGCAGGTGTGGCTGGTTGTGCAATTAGTTTACTCGGTTCTGTAGGGCCAAATACAGGGCAAAATTACATTATCGACACCTTTATGGTTGTGGTTGTCGGTGGTGTGGGTAATTTAGCTGGTACTATTGTTGCTGCTTTGGGAATTGGTACAGCTAACTTTTTAATTGGTTCTGGAACTCTGGCTTTGTTATTAACTCCTGTGAAGCCTTTGGCAGAATTTCTTAATTTTTTTGCCACTACAAGTATGGCAAAGGTGATGGTTTTTATCCTGATTATTCTGTTTTTACAGTGGAAACCTGCGGGGATTTTTCCGCAAAAAGGGCGTACTGTTGATGCTTAG
- the urtA gene encoding urea ABC transporter substrate-binding protein: MSRRFNRRRFLIYGSATLGSTIFLKACTTETPTATNSPATSPTAAPAAATSGNTIKVGILHSLSGTMAISEKSVVDAEKLAIKEINASGGVLGKQIEAVVEDGASNWDTFREKATKLIDQDKVAVVFGCWTSASRKNVKPVFESKDHMLWYPVQYEGQECSKNIFYTGAAPNQQIEPSVDWLLKNKGKQFFLVGSDYVFPRTANTIIKAQLEALGGKTVGEDYLPLGNTEVTPIITKIKQALPNGGVIYNTLNGDSNVAFFKQLKGAGLTPDKYPSMSVSIAEEEVKAIGVEYLKGHYAAWNYFQTVDTPANKKFVEAFKKEYGAERVTNDPMEAAYIAVYLWKQAVEKAGSPDLAKVRAAAYGQTIDAPEGKVTVNANHHISKIVRIGEVRDDGLFNIVYATPAPVEPVPWNQFVKETKGYACDWSDPAKGGKYKKA, translated from the coding sequence ATGAGTAGACGATTTAACCGACGCAGGTTTTTAATATACGGTTCCGCAACTCTCGGTAGCACAATTTTTCTTAAGGCTTGTACAACTGAAACTCCAACTGCTACCAATAGTCCAGCTACATCTCCTACTGCTGCGCCAGCGGCGGCTACTAGTGGTAACACAATCAAAGTAGGTATTTTGCATTCTCTCAGTGGCACAATGGCTATTAGTGAAAAAAGCGTTGTTGATGCTGAGAAATTAGCAATTAAGGAAATTAATGCATCTGGTGGTGTTTTAGGAAAACAGATTGAAGCCGTCGTAGAAGATGGTGCTTCTAACTGGGATACCTTTAGAGAAAAAGCTACTAAGCTGATCGATCAAGATAAGGTAGCGGTAGTTTTTGGCTGTTGGACTTCTGCTAGCCGCAAGAATGTCAAGCCAGTTTTTGAAAGTAAAGACCATATGCTGTGGTATCCTGTGCAGTATGAAGGTCAAGAGTGTTCTAAAAACATCTTTTACACAGGCGCAGCACCCAATCAACAAATTGAACCTTCTGTTGATTGGCTGTTAAAAAATAAGGGTAAACAATTCTTTTTAGTCGGTTCAGACTACGTCTTTCCTCGCACTGCTAACACCATTATTAAAGCGCAATTAGAAGCGCTAGGTGGCAAAACAGTTGGTGAAGATTATTTACCGTTAGGTAATACCGAAGTAACACCAATTATCACCAAAATTAAGCAAGCTTTGCCTAATGGAGGCGTAATTTACAACACCCTAAATGGTGATAGTAATGTGGCTTTCTTTAAGCAATTAAAAGGTGCAGGCTTAACACCAGATAAATATCCTTCGATGTCGGTAAGTATTGCCGAAGAAGAAGTTAAAGCTATTGGTGTGGAATATCTGAAAGGCCACTATGCAGCTTGGAATTACTTCCAAACAGTAGATACACCTGCTAATAAGAAATTTGTGGAAGCTTTCAAGAAAGAATATGGCGCAGAAAGGGTAACAAATGACCCAATGGAAGCTGCATATATTGCGGTTTATTTGTGGAAGCAAGCAGTAGAAAAAGCAGGTAGTCCTGACTTAGCAAAAGTTCGTGCTGCGGCTTATGGACAAACTATCGATGCACCAGAAGGTAAAGTCACAGTCAACGCCAATCATCACATATCTAAAATTGTGCGAATTGGTGAAGTGAGAGACGATGGTTTGTTTAATATTGTCTATGCTACACCTGCGCCTGTTGAGCCAGTTCCTTGGAATCAATTTGTGAAAGAAACTAAGGGATATGCTTGTGATTGGTCAGATCCAGCTAAGGGTGGTAAGTACAAAAAAGCCTAA
- a CDS encoding Rid family detoxifying hydrolase has product MDAEEFLDKYAQGQRKFHSVNLQGVDLKGKNLSEVDLYKANLNGADLSETTLTKANLWETSLSRASLRGANLMRVQGGLLDLSWTDLSGANLSCANLKDANLTGADLTKVNLTQVDLTGVNLKGANFQKAKLRGVNFEKFDLSDLNLTYTDLCGVYLRRAELGKALLQGANLERACLSDANLIMANFDGANLKKANLTGANIYGASFKDADLTGAIMPDGEVYQPIACEVEVGKQKASWEKVVSMTRQVIRTDNAPEPVGPYNQAIAASGQMVFVAGQIAIDPRIGQVVYTDDVKKQTEQVMANLEAILTAAGATFANVVKTTVFLADMNDFAAVNAIYAKYFPEDTAPARACVEVSRLPKDVLVEIDCIAVI; this is encoded by the coding sequence ATGGATGCTGAAGAATTTTTGGATAAATACGCACAAGGTCAACGGAAATTTCATTCAGTTAATCTTCAAGGAGTAGACCTCAAAGGCAAAAATTTGAGTGAGGTAGACCTATACAAAGCAAATTTGAATGGAGCAGACTTAAGCGAGACAACACTAACAAAAGCGAATCTTTGGGAAACAAGTCTCTCTAGAGCATCTCTAAGAGGTGCAAATTTGATGAGGGTGCAAGGTGGTTTACTTGATCTAAGCTGGACAGACCTTAGCGGTGCAAACCTAAGCTGTGCGAACTTGAAAGATGCAAATCTCACTGGGGCAGACCTGACTAAAGTAAACTTAACCCAAGTTGACCTAACTGGAGTGAATCTTAAAGGTGCAAATTTCCAAAAAGCTAAACTCCGAGGCGTGAACTTTGAAAAATTTGATTTGTCGGATTTGAACCTGACTTATACAGATTTGTGTGGAGTCTATCTTAGACGCGCTGAGCTTGGGAAAGCTTTGTTACAAGGCGCAAATCTAGAAAGAGCATGTCTTTCAGACGCTAACTTGATAATGGCAAACTTTGATGGGGCAAACTTGAAGAAGGCGAATTTAACTGGAGCGAATATCTACGGAGCGAGCTTTAAAGATGCTGACCTAACTGGTGCGATAATGCCTGATGGAGAAGTTTATCAGCCGATCGCCTGTGAGGTGGAAGTCGGTAAGCAAAAAGCATCGTGGGAAAAAGTAGTATCTATGACACGTCAAGTTATTCGTACTGATAATGCACCTGAACCAGTGGGGCCATATAATCAAGCGATCGCAGCCTCTGGTCAAATGGTGTTTGTAGCTGGACAAATTGCGATCGATCCTCGCATCGGTCAGGTTGTCTATACTGATGATGTGAAAAAGCAAACTGAGCAGGTAATGGCTAATTTAGAAGCTATTTTAACCGCAGCAGGTGCAACATTTGCAAATGTTGTCAAAACCACTGTCTTTCTCGCAGATATGAATGATTTTGCGGCAGTCAATGCAATTTACGCGAAATATTTTCCCGAAGATACAGCGCCAGCCCGTGCTTGTGTAGAGGTATCGCGGTTACCAAAAGATGTGTTGGTAGAGATTGATTGTATCGCAGTAATTTGA